In one window of Bacillota bacterium DNA:
- a CDS encoding ATP-grasp domain-containing protein, which translates to METSSLLFWWPRVRDVAVPKPKTVAVWAGWHTLAGLLDGKPLPEEVRVLVEAAAAHLGYPLFLRTDLASCKHEWSRTCYVQSPENLWRNLYRVVDGNGVYDLACEAIVLRQYIPLQHAFHAFWGMPVARERRYFVRDGEVVCHHPYWPEESIRFFRIEEPPEWRDALRALNEEPPDEVELLSGYARELARVLPGAWSLDFALGEDGRWYFIDAAEASRSWHPTCPACARLTAESSRATS; encoded by the coding sequence AAACGGTCGCAGTATGGGCCGGGTGGCACACGCTGGCGGGCCTTCTGGACGGGAAGCCGCTTCCTGAAGAGGTGCGGGTGCTGGTGGAGGCGGCCGCCGCGCATCTTGGTTACCCGTTGTTTCTGCGGACCGACCTCGCATCGTGCAAGCACGAATGGAGCCGGACGTGCTACGTACAGAGCCCGGAGAACCTGTGGCGGAATCTGTACCGGGTGGTGGACGGAAACGGTGTTTACGACCTCGCGTGCGAGGCCATCGTGCTGCGGCAGTACATCCCGCTGCAGCACGCCTTCCACGCCTTCTGGGGCATGCCGGTGGCCCGGGAACGGCGCTACTTCGTGCGGGACGGCGAGGTAGTCTGCCACCACCCCTACTGGCCGGAAGAGTCCATCCGGTTCTTCCGCATCGAGGAGCCGCCCGAGTGGCGCGACGCGCTCCGGGCGCTGAACGAAGAACCGCCGGATGAGGTGGAACTGCTTTCCGGGTACGCCCGCGAGCTCGCCCGGGTTCTCCCCGGGGCCTGGAGCCTGGACTTTGCCCTGGGGGAAGACGGGCGCTGGTACTTCATCGACGCCGCCGAAGCGTCCCGGTCGTGGCATCCGACTTGCCCTGCGTGCGCCCGGCTGACCGCCGAGTCGTCCCGCGCGACGTCGTAG